The following proteins are encoded in a genomic region of Acidobacteriota bacterium:
- a CDS encoding transporter, which yields MDRVRLLAALGIALLCPPRAALAGPITFLTALPVAQGQAVIRGQYLLVRASGDPTPADRELTVQGVPLAVAVGATPRLAIFGVVPIARKSMTATTPMGRVTRDSTGLGDVAAFARYTLYSVDTTASTLRIAPFGGLKLPTGESDESDALGRLPRPLQPGSGSWDVLGGAAVTFQTKQWEIDADAGVRRTTAADGFEFGDESFADVSFQYRVWPRRLGGGVPAFLFAVVESNLVVQGRHRSAGVPDPDSGGTRWDVDLGLQHVTTRVIVEGIVQIPVVDDPRGAGLRSDFRVMAGVRWNVTLPF from the coding sequence GTGGATCGGGTACGACTTCTAGCGGCGCTGGGGATCGCGCTGCTCTGTCCGCCGCGCGCCGCCCTCGCCGGGCCGATCACGTTTCTCACGGCGCTGCCGGTCGCGCAGGGGCAGGCCGTGATCCGCGGCCAGTACCTGCTCGTCCGCGCGTCCGGCGATCCGACGCCGGCGGACCGCGAGCTGACCGTGCAGGGCGTGCCGCTGGCCGTGGCGGTCGGCGCGACGCCGCGGCTGGCGATCTTCGGCGTCGTGCCGATCGCGCGCAAATCGATGACGGCCACCACCCCCATGGGCCGCGTGACCCGCGACAGCACGGGGCTCGGCGACGTCGCCGCCTTTGCCAGGTACACGCTGTACTCCGTCGACACGACGGCGTCGACGCTCCGGATTGCGCCGTTCGGCGGGCTGAAGCTCCCGACGGGCGAGAGCGACGAGTCGGACGCGCTCGGCCGGCTGCCGCGACCGCTGCAGCCGGGCTCGGGCTCCTGGGACGTGCTCGGCGGCGCCGCCGTCACGTTCCAGACCAAACAGTGGGAGATCGATGCCGACGCCGGGGTGAGGAGAACCACCGCAGCGGACGGCTTCGAGTTCGGCGACGAGTCGTTCGCCGACGTGTCGTTTCAATATCGCGTGTGGCCGCGACGGCTCGGCGGCGGCGTCCCCGCTTTCCTTTTCGCCGTCGTCGAGTCCAATCTGGTGGTGCAGGGCAGGCATCGCAGCGCGGGCGTCCCCGATCCAGATTCCGGCGGCACCCGGTGGGACGTGGACCTCGGCCTGCAGCACGTCACGACGCGCGTCATCGTCGAGGGGATCGTGCAGATACCCGTCGTGGACGATCCCCGGGGCGCGGGACTGCGGAGCGATTTCCGTGTGATGGCCGGCGTCCGCTGGAACGTGACGCTGCCATTCTGA
- a CDS encoding heavy-metal-associated domain-containing protein translates to MRTSLSLRARRLQTPIAVLAAVWLFAGPSRAIAQQPEAAPKQAVVTVRGMQCPFCAYGIQKQLKKLAGVARVHVELEKNQAVVTLAPGATVTGADIQRAIRKAGFTPGKIEWKTAP, encoded by the coding sequence ATGCGCACATCTCTCTCTCTGCGCGCGCGGCGGCTGCAAACGCCGATTGCGGTCCTGGCGGCCGTGTGGCTGTTCGCCGGCCCGTCGCGGGCAATCGCTCAGCAGCCGGAGGCCGCCCCGAAGCAGGCCGTCGTCACCGTGCGGGGCATGCAGTGTCCTTTCTGCGCGTACGGGATCCAGAAGCAGCTCAAGAAGCTCGCCGGCGTCGCGCGCGTACACGTCGAACTGGAAAAAAACCAGGCCGTCGTGACGCTTGCGCCCGGCGCCACGGTGACCGGCGCGGACATTCAGCGGGCGATCCGGAAGGCGGGCTTCACGCCCGGCAAGATCGAGTGGAAGACGGCGCCCTGA
- a CDS encoding NHL repeat-containing protein translates to MPARPPCLAARVAGFLAVMAVAAVASAIAAWGTRWTIPQARPDAARYALRAQWNGIAAPAGRLLRPIGVAAAPTGDVYVTDARLRVVRFSASGDVLGAWGTEGDGPGEFRNPVGIAAGPDGSVYVSDYEQDRVQKFTPNGTFIVAFGRSGSGPGEFNAPAGVAVDGAGGVYVADFYNHRIQKWHSNGSFAQVIGRPGRIGPGALHYPTAVAVTGGGELIVADAYNYQVQWFDTEGRPLRRAGYHLFWVWPRPAGSTSGFFVPSGVAVDRRGVLHLADSGNHRVVMLSPEGEYVTEWRVPNADPKVYSPEHVAVSPDGRTLYAADAARNRVLVLAVGR, encoded by the coding sequence ATGCCTGCGCGCCCGCCATGTCTTGCGGCCCGCGTGGCCGGCTTCCTCGCCGTGATGGCGGTTGCCGCGGTCGCCTCCGCCATCGCCGCATGGGGAACCCGATGGACGATTCCGCAAGCGCGGCCCGACGCCGCGCGGTACGCGCTGCGGGCGCAGTGGAATGGGATCGCGGCGCCGGCCGGCAGGCTCCTCCGGCCGATCGGTGTCGCGGCTGCGCCCACCGGCGACGTGTACGTGACCGACGCGCGGCTGCGCGTCGTCCGCTTCAGCGCGTCCGGCGACGTCCTGGGCGCGTGGGGAACGGAGGGGGACGGCCCGGGAGAGTTCAGGAATCCCGTGGGGATCGCGGCCGGACCGGACGGCTCGGTGTACGTCTCCGACTACGAGCAGGATCGCGTTCAGAAATTCACCCCGAACGGCACGTTCATCGTCGCGTTCGGTCGCTCGGGATCGGGCCCCGGAGAGTTCAACGCGCCCGCCGGCGTGGCTGTCGATGGGGCCGGTGGGGTCTACGTCGCGGATTTCTACAACCATCGGATACAGAAGTGGCACTCGAACGGGTCGTTCGCGCAGGTGATCGGCCGGCCGGGGCGCATCGGCCCTGGCGCGCTGCACTATCCGACCGCCGTCGCGGTGACCGGGGGTGGCGAGCTGATCGTCGCCGACGCGTACAACTACCAGGTGCAGTGGTTCGACACGGAGGGCAGACCGCTGCGGCGAGCCGGGTACCACCTGTTCTGGGTCTGGCCGCGACCAGCCGGCTCGACGAGCGGGTTCTTCGTTCCGAGCGGCGTTGCGGTCGATCGGCGCGGCGTGCTCCACCTCGCCGACAGCGGCAACCACCGGGTGGTCATGCTGTCGCCGGAAGGCGAGTACGTCACCGAATGGCGCGTTCCGAACGCTGATCCGAAGGTGTATTCCCCCGAGCACGTCGCCGTGTCGCCGGACGGGCGCACGCTGTATGCGGCCGATGCGGCGCGCAACCGTGTGCTCGTTCTCGCCGTCGGCCGCTGA
- a CDS encoding DUF3179 domain-containing protein, giving the protein MYARETGGRVLSFGVSGMLFRDGLVMYDRETGTLWTHVDGRGVKGPLMGRALEVVPSVHATWKQWKQLYPNSLVLRQRGVRNSAYETYNRDPGRIGILNRRVRDKRLPPKERIIGVRAGEGAIAFVERDVRDARLAEATAGSLPVVLVAAGDDHPIVAFGRRVSGRVLSFRLIEGTPAALEDRETGSRWSIADGRAVSGPLKGAQLERAPAYPAFWFGWLGYFPGTDLWKR; this is encoded by the coding sequence GTGTATGCCAGAGAGACGGGCGGGCGGGTGCTTTCTTTCGGCGTGTCCGGCATGTTGTTTCGCGACGGGCTCGTGATGTACGACCGCGAGACCGGCACGCTGTGGACGCACGTGGATGGCCGGGGCGTGAAGGGCCCCTTGATGGGACGCGCGCTCGAGGTCGTCCCGTCCGTGCACGCGACGTGGAAGCAGTGGAAGCAGCTCTATCCGAACAGCCTGGTGCTGAGGCAGCGCGGCGTCCGGAATTCGGCGTACGAGACGTACAACAGGGACCCCGGCCGCATCGGCATCCTGAACCGGCGGGTCCGCGACAAGCGGCTGCCGCCCAAGGAGCGCATCATCGGCGTGCGAGCCGGCGAGGGGGCAATCGCGTTCGTCGAGCGGGACGTGCGCGACGCGCGCCTCGCGGAGGCGACGGCGGGATCGCTGCCCGTCGTCCTGGTCGCCGCAGGAGACGATCACCCGATCGTCGCGTTCGGCCGGCGCGTGTCGGGCCGCGTGCTCTCGTTCCGCCTCATCGAAGGCACGCCCGCGGCGCTCGAAGATCGCGAGACCGGCAGCCGCTGGTCGATTGCCGACGGCCGCGCGGTATCAGGTCCGCTCAAAGGCGCGCAGCTCGAGCGGGCGCCCGCCTATCCGGCGTTCTGGTTCGGGTGGCTGGGGTACTTTCCCGGAACGGATCTCTGGAAGCGCTGA
- a CDS encoding DUF3179 domain-containing protein codes for MRFGSLPALTACLAVAAATLVAVTAAGQSEGDDDRLHVILPRDAIPAIFNPEFEPASKAPLRDNELVLGVVGEREQRAYSTWLLDRHEIVNDVFEGRPIAATW; via the coding sequence ATGCGATTCGGATCACTTCCCGCGCTCACAGCGTGCCTGGCGGTCGCGGCGGCGACCCTGGTGGCGGTCACCGCGGCCGGGCAAAGCGAGGGGGACGACGACCGGCTGCACGTCATCCTGCCGCGCGATGCGATCCCGGCGATCTTCAACCCGGAGTTCGAGCCGGCGTCGAAGGCGCCGCTGCGTGACAACGAGCTGGTGCTCGGCGTCGTCGGCGAGCGCGAGCAGCGCGCGTACTCCACCTGGCTGCTCGATCGGCACGAGATCGTGAACGACGTCTTCGAGGGGCGGCCGATCGCGGCGACCTGGTGA
- a CDS encoding DUF547 domain-containing protein, whose translation MKRALSAFGLAIGIAAVSHAGPAPGARAFDHEYVAYADVLKRHVRYPRVDYAALKADRARLDRAVAEFASPAAAGERGWSREQRMAFWINAYNAFTLRAIVDHYPIRSAWLTVYPRNSIRQIDGVWTEMKWQAAGRTVSLDEIEHGILRPTFKDARIHFAVNCASVSCPPLAGEPYRPKTLSAQLDQAGRRYLASEEGLQIDGDAFRVSSIFKWYGGDFIGQHARLVPGTGDAHERAILGAVVKYGPPAAADLARSGRPSIRYLSYDWSLNDIQR comes from the coding sequence ATGAAGAGGGCCCTCAGCGCGTTCGGCCTTGCGATCGGCATCGCCGCTGTTTCACACGCCGGACCTGCGCCGGGCGCCCGCGCGTTCGATCACGAGTACGTCGCGTACGCGGATGTCCTCAAGAGGCACGTCCGCTATCCACGCGTCGACTACGCCGCGCTCAAGGCAGACCGCGCGCGGCTCGATCGCGCCGTCGCCGAGTTCGCCTCGCCCGCGGCCGCGGGCGAGCGCGGCTGGTCGCGCGAACAGCGGATGGCCTTCTGGATCAACGCGTACAACGCGTTCACGCTCCGCGCCATCGTCGATCACTACCCGATTCGTTCGGCCTGGTTGACGGTGTACCCGCGCAACAGCATCCGGCAGATCGACGGCGTGTGGACCGAGATGAAATGGCAGGCGGCGGGCCGAACCGTCTCGCTCGACGAGATCGAGCACGGCATCCTGCGCCCGACGTTCAAGGACGCACGCATTCACTTCGCGGTGAACTGCGCCTCGGTCTCGTGCCCGCCCCTGGCGGGCGAGCCGTACCGGCCGAAGACCCTGAGCGCGCAGTTGGACCAGGCGGGGCGGCGGTACCTCGCGAGCGAGGAAGGCCTGCAGATCGACGGCGACGCCTTCCGGGTGTCGAGCATCTTCAAGTGGTACGGCGGCGATTTCATCGGGCAGCACGCGCGCCTGGTGCCCGGCACCGGGGACGCGCACGAGCGGGCGATTCTCGGCGCGGTCGTGAAGTACGGCCCGCCGGCGGCGGCAGATCTGGCACGGAGCGGCCGCCCCTCCATCAGGTATCTCTCTTACGACTGGTCGCTCAACGACATCCAGCGTTGA